In Spirosoma sp. KUDC1026, the sequence GGAGCCGCAGCTGGTTCTGCTACGGTACAGTATGAACTTCCGAACGGACTTGAGGTAGCGGATGCAGCTGGCTGGTCAGTTAGCGGACGTTCACTAACAACTACGCTGAATAACATTGCTGCTGGTGCTACCAGCAGCGTATCGTTCCGGGCACGGGCCGTTAGGTCGGGGGACTGGACGACAAAAGCGCAAATCAGTGCAGCTTCTGTTTCGGATCCGGACTCGACACCGGGTAATGGATTCGATAATGGCGAAGATGATCAGACACAGGTTTCTGTTCGTGTAAAATAAAAAGCGAAAGGGCTCCCTGGTAATCAGGGAGCCCTTTCGCTTTTTCAGAATGCCAGCAACGTTTTTTCAATAATGTCGCAAGCTTCATGCATCTGCTCCTCAGTAATAACGAGCGGGGGAGCAAACCGAATTTTATCGCCATGTGTCGGCTTCGTCAACAAGCCATTTTTCATTAATTTAAGGCAGATTTCCCAGGCCGTCTGCTCACCCAGTTCAGGACGTTCGGTAATGACAATCGCATTAAGCAGACCGCGCCCACGTACCAGTTTAACCAGATCCGTTTTCTGGCTGATGGCCCGCATCCGAGCCCGGAAAACTTCTCCTATCGCCATGGCATTATCGGCCAGCTTTTCGTCCTGCACAACCTGCAGCGCTTCCATCGTGACAGCGCAGGCCAATGGATTCCCCCCATATGTACTTCCGTGTTCGCCCGGTTTAATGGTCAGCATCACCTCGTCCGATGTTAACACGGCTGAGACAGGTAACGTACCGCCCGAGAGTGCTTTGCCCAGGACCAGCAGATCAGGTTTTACGTTCTCGTAGTCACAGGCCAGCTGCTTGCCCGTCCGGCCAATGCCCGTCTGTACTTCATCCGCAATAAACAGGACGTTATACCGCGAACACAGGTCACGAACACCCTGTATGTATCCTTCATCCGGTACGACAACACCCGCTTCACCCTGAATGGGCTCGACCATGAAACCGGCAATGTTAGGATCTTTGGCAAAAGTCTCTTCCAGAGCCGCCAGATCGTTGTAAGGGATTACGATATATCCTGGTAGCAGCGGACCAAAATCGTTCGTGCTGCTTGGATCAGTGGACGACGAAATTGCCGCGAGCGTACGTCCCCAGAAATTACCAGCCGCGAACACCACCTTAGCTTCATTCTGCGGAATACCTTTTACTAAGTAAGCCCATTTCCGGGTTAGTTTCAGGGCCGTTTCTCCACCTTCCGCG encodes:
- the rocD gene encoding ornithine--oxo-acid transaminase yields the protein METLTSITTPTQAMDLEWEYGAHNYHPIPVVLTRGEGVFLWDVEGKRYFDFLSAYSAVSQGHCHPRIINAMTEQAQRLTLTSRAFYNDKTGLCEQYLCEYFGYDKALLMNSGAEGGETALKLTRKWAYLVKGIPQNEAKVVFAAGNFWGRTLAAISSSTDPSSTNDFGPLLPGYIVIPYNDLAALEETFAKDPNIAGFMVEPIQGEAGVVVPDEGYIQGVRDLCSRYNVLFIADEVQTGIGRTGKQLACDYENVKPDLLVLGKALSGGTLPVSAVLTSDEVMLTIKPGEHGSTYGGNPLACAVTMEALQVVQDEKLADNAMAIGEVFRARMRAISQKTDLVKLVRGRGLLNAIVITERPELGEQTAWEICLKLMKNGLLTKPTHGDKIRFAPPLVITEEQMHEACDIIEKTLLAF